Proteins encoded by one window of Arachis ipaensis cultivar K30076 chromosome B04, Araip1.1, whole genome shotgun sequence:
- the LOC107636020 gene encoding peroxidase 53-like: MKFLFLFLFPLILCVVVPTTRAQLLDPFFYKDTCPSLQSTVRQVLLNVSKGPGKDERLFASLIRLHFHDCFVQGCDGSILLNDTASIRSEQLAAPNLDSIRRLDVINLIKENIEKACPGVVSCADIVALAAEVSSEMSNGPTWQVPLGRRDSETASFDLANSDIPGPKSNLPQLISAFQKKGLDMNDLVALSGAHTIGRGRCTLSRRRNCKNNGSKGENVTNLDQITAFEFDNNYYINLQRGDGPFNSDQVLFDTRGAQTINAINLLASNQTLFFEAFKASMIKMSLIEVLVGKQGIIRKHCNFIST; this comes from the exons ATGAagtttctgtttcttttcttattcCCTTTGATTTTGTGTGTTGTGGTTCCTACCACCAGAGCACAATTATTAGATCCATTCTTTTACAAAGATACATGTCCCTCTCTCCAGTCAACTGTACGACAAGTTCTTCTTAATGTTTCGAAGGGGCCTGGAAAAGATGAGCGGCTTTTCGCCAGCTTGATAAGACTTCATTTCCACGATTGCTTCGTCCAA GGGTGTGATGGATCAATTTTGTTAAATGATACCGCTTCTATTAGAAGCGAACAACTTGCAGCGCCGAATCTGGACTCCATTCGTAGGTTGGATGTGATCAATTTGATTAAGGAAAATATCGAGAAAGCTTGTCCTGGGGTTGTTTCCTGCGCTGATATTGTCGCACTTGCTGCCGAAGTGTCTTCGGAGATG TCAAATGGTCCAACTTGGCAAGTTCCCTTGGGCAGAAGAGATAGTGAAACAGCAAGCTTCGACTTGGCAAATTCGGACATTCCTGGTCCAAAATCCAACCTCCCTCAGCTCATTTCGGCATTTCAGAAAAAGGGTCTTGATATGAATGATTTAGTGGCACTTTCAG GTGCTCACACAATTGGCAGAGGACGGTGTACACTTTCCCGTCGCCGAAACTGCAAAAATAATGGGTCAAAGGGAGAAAATGTCACAAATTTGGACCAGATAACTGCTTTTGAGTttgataataattattatataaatcTTCAGCGTGGTGATGGACCCTTTAACAGCGATCAAGTGCTGTTTGATACAAGGGGTGCACAGACAATCAATGCAATCAATCTGTTGGCTTCCAATCAAACACTGTTTTTTGAGGCTTTTAAAGCCTCCATGATAAAAATGAGTTTGATTGAAGTCCTTGTTGGTAAACAAGGAATCATTAGAAAGCATTGTAATTTTATTAGTACTTAG